The genomic segment GGTGACCCAGCAGCCCTCAGTAGAAGGAGGTGAGCATGGTGGTCAGGAGTTAGCAGCTTTTGTCtatattatttgaaattttaggGCTTAGAATCTGGATGACATCAATCATAAATAAAGGACCAAAGAAACTAAGTAGAATTAAAATAGTGAAGGGTCTGATGTCTTCTGAATGATTTATGGAAGAAACACATCCGTTTAGCCATTTAAGGAGACAGGGAGTGTTTAAGAATGGCTTTGcagacaaataaatacataccTGGCATGCATAGATGTTTATCTGGAGTCAGGggtgttttttaaagagaaagtgtAAGCCCTCAGCTGCCTTGCTGTTTTGTAGTGGGCCGTTCTTCTTTTGTAGTTTTGGATGTCTTATGGAACACAGGGCTTAACATCGGACAGGTGAAACCAGTTAGTAACTTTTTGGAATTTGATAGATTGCCCCTTTTAGACTGGCCCAAGCTGGTCTTCTGGATGGCTGTCTCCATTGTGGTTATACTACCATTTATGATGGCTGTATAAGACCACGTGGTTAACCACAGAAAAACTTCTTCTTAAGTCACAGGATCCTCCTTCGGCCATtactcttgggtgctgggagaagCCCTTTGGCTCCACGACTTTGTTTCCAGTTACTGTGCTTTCTGTAGCCAGGGGTCAGAGCCTGCTGCCCATATGGCTTCCTTCAGAAGCATAGGAAACATGTGGGGTTCTGGCGACTCTCCTTCCTGCAGGGTGCACGCTGCTTACCTCCAGTCTCTGTCGATTCCGTGGCCTCTCTAATCAAGAGGACTGGTGGCTTAGAGGGATCCCAATATCCAGGTTCTGGTGACCTTGGAGGCCACAGGCAAATCTTGCTTCTAGCTTCTGGCCCTCTTCTCCAGGATGATGTAGGTCTCCAAGCTATGGCTTCCAGACACCCAGGAGGGCAGCCTTACCATTCCTATATTGTTAACTTTTGTGTAACCCTTAAATAAAGCttagacaaagagaattctaagGAAATCCTGATTTTGCTTAAACATAGTTTTCCCAAGTATGAACCAGACTAACAAAGTTAGCAAAGGTACAAATTACCTTGATTAAACAtgcatttttggtttttgaatgaGTTTTTGTAAATGTTGCCATGAGCAGATCAATACTTGTAGGAATTTTAATAACTTTCAGTCATCAAACCTACAGGGTCTTTAAATCCCATTCTCCATGCACCTTGTACAATTCACTCATACCTCCTGTGACTTGAATttaagcttttttattttgtcttagcaCCCAAAATCCatctttacttttttaatttacctatttaataaaagacaaaatatcaTATTTACATTCTTTAAAACCCTCTCTTTCATCtagttactttaaaaattagtttCTGTAAAAAAATAATAGTTGAATGCAAATTATATACATGTTACTGTGTAGCAAATTAACATTGCTTGACCATACATATTACTAAGCTACcaagtttttttggtttgggatgtGGTTTATCTGTTTCTGCTGTTTGCAGACAAACTGTCTtaccacttgattttttttttttaatttttcttccttctgatcTTACCATCTTGAGAGAGTCCTAGCACTGTGGCCAGGGCCTGCAGGGAAATCAATGACCTTGATCAGTGAACACTCTGTAAACAAGAGAAGGCCAAAGGAAATgttcacagagaaaccaaaatCTTTACATGTTAACCCTGAAATTCCAGTTCTAGGTACAGAAGATGGTCGTTCCCTTGTTTCAGTGGTGGACAGAGGGAAGCCAGGTGTCTATGGACACATCATTACTCCCTCTGTCACTGGTTCTCATTGTCCATGCCTCCTTTAAAATGAATGAGAATCACTCCTTTAAAGCTGAAATGGCCACTAGATAGATCCTGCTGACAATGCCAATTATATTCCGTATCACCTAGGGAGTGATCTGTGTAGCAACACTTGAAGTTTTGAATGGGTGAGGGTATTTCTTAAATACATACCAGATCAAagtaatagtaaaaataaaagtcacacacacacacacacacacacacacacacacacacacacgagagagagagagacagagacagagagacagagagagagacagagagagagacagagagagacagagacagagagacagagagagagacagagaaggaaccaCCAGATCCAGTGCTCAAAACACCCAGTAGAAATGCCCCTCCCTAGACAGAAAATTATAAGATAAAGGTAACATTATCAAATCGGGGCCTGAAAACCAGCAGAAACTGGCTGAGAAAGTCCCTGAGGCAGTCATCTAGAGTCTCCCACCAAGTACTTCTCCAAGTCCTGTTAGTGAGTTTCCCTTCTAGTTGTTCTCTGGGGCACACTACTGTTCCTCATGGTCTATTCTGCTGCTCTCCTCTCTGTCACAGAGTTAGACACTCATTCCCTCACCAGACAAGTCTTGGGGAAAACTTGACATAAACATGCTTAGGTCTGAAATTCGGGGAGTGAGTAAACCTGCTTCCAGAGCCAGTTTCTCAGAGAGCTCAGCAATTTATCACGGTTTACCAATATAATGTCCATTACACCTTGTCAGAGATGGCAGGTCCCCACTTTGGAGAGGACCATGGGGAGGGGAGTGTACCATGTCAAAGGTACAGGGCTTCATGATTTTACCTCCCCCACTCCATGATGTACTTTTATCTCCTCCTAACTTTCTTCCTACCAAGTCCTGTCTGAAAATACCCATGGATCACAGATGGCTCATTCTTCCTGTCCATTCTCTTCTCCCCAAACTTAGGCTCTATCCCATCTACCTGCTGCTTTGTTATGACCAGTAAGAAGATCCCCAAATCACTACTGAAGAGCTACAAAAGAATCTCCAACAGCAGATGCACCCTGAAAGCCATACTGTGAGTagacaacccccacccccaccatgacACACACAAACCTCTGGCCCCAAACTCATTTCCAAGGCACACAGTCAAGAGCTGTCTTGATTAAAGAATCAGACAGTTTGACATCTGTAACCTAATCCATGAGCTTTCACAGCGCAAAAGGCGTTTATTCCCAGCTCTCTGCATGGGAGCTGGCTCCTGGCCATATTAGTTCTTTCAGATGAAGGGAAGCCAAGCCTGGAATCCCATCCTTCCTCTGACCATTGTTTTGTACCACAGTGACCTCTGTACCCCATAGCAAATGATCTGGGAtggtttgaggagaaaaggggagaaTTTTCATTGTTTCCCATTCTCTGTTTGCTCTCTTCTACAGCTTCAAGACCAAGTCAGGCAAAGAGATCTGTGCTGACCCCAAGAAGAAGTGGGTCCAGGATGCCACAAAGCACCTGGACCAAATCCTTCAGACTCCAAAACCATAAACAATTCCTCCTTTTGAGACTAACCCAGAGACAAAGAAGTGCTTAATTCATTCTCCATTCCTAAGATGTGCTCCGAGGTCATCTCAGCACCATTCCCCAAGGACTTGGCTTCATTTAGTtatggatggaactggaagtcATTATGttcagtgaaataagccagacttgaAGAGGTTGTGTAATTTCTTGAATATGCAAAATCTTAAAACAGGGGGAGGGGGCATGCAAGTAGATGTCAGATTATTGAGGAATGAGATGGAACAGGATTGGGATAACTGAGGATAATAGatgggtaaatatgatcaaagcacCTTATAGACATGTGGGGAAATGTCATGATACAATACAttgttttgtacaattaatatagaCTAATTAaaatattgacattttaaaacatgttacAATTAAATAATTGGAGTTTGAAAGCATATTTTTTCATGGATATCAgttattttttgcttgtttgtttgagacagtatctcactgtATCACTCTGACTGACATAGAACTCAATAtgcaggccaggctgacctcgaactcacagagatctacctgcctctgccttccaagtgctgggattaaagtcatatgccaccatgctAAGCCAAAATGTCATTTATTAGTATATACTCATTATATGTAATCAAATATTTTAGTACAACTTTCCTTACATATCATTTTTAACATATAAAGCTTTGAGGAGATTCCTGTCTCTCTGTGAGTCCTGATTAAGTCTTCTTGTGGTCTTCTCCCCACTTATCTGGTAAAGATCACCATTGTGGAAGTGTTTTTGTATTTCCAGGAGGATATTGTTATTGGGGATGTATGGTGTGTGGTATTAAATGGAAGTGAATTGGTTTGGACATTCATAAAATCCATGCATATCTTACTACTCAGTTGTGGTTTTTGTGGGAAATCCCATTCAGCTGGGGTGGGGTAAAGATGGCAGTTGTGGGAGAACTGTGTGTGAGGTGGGGCTTTCTTCCTTAAAAAAGGACTCTTGGGCATGCCTGGTGTTTATTGAAATCCAGATGTTCCATTCTGGCCCTAGGATTCTTGCTCCTATCAGCAAGGttccaactacacacacacacatacacacacacacacacacacacacacacacgtacacacacacgcacacacacacacaaacacgcacacacacgcacacacgcacgcgcgcacacacacacacacacgtgcacgcacgcatgcacgcacacacgcacgcacgcactcactgAGCCAATCACCCTGTTGGAGTCCCCCACTATACCTGTGCTCAGCCTGGGAATCCTGCTCCTATCAACAAGGTCCCAACTCCATGGTCCTCAGTCTCTCACTCTTCTGGAGCCCTCCACTATGATGGAACACATACTTATTCCAAGTTTCCCCTGTGACCCATTGTAACCGCCTGTGGTAAGCTCCACCCTGACCTTACTTCTCTGTCCTGCAACCCAGATCACACAGACACTGCAGACACAGGAAAGCACGGGGAGCCAGGCGACCTGGACAACTGGCTTGGGTGAAGGCTTCAATGATATACTACCCAACAAAAGCCATCTTAAGGAGGGAAGGGTCTATTGCAGCTCAGAGTTTGAAGGTCCAACCCACTGTGGTGGGCACTATGGCAAGAGCACAATTATCTGCAGCAAcaagagcatgaggcagctgatcTCATTGGCTCTGTAGTCAGGATGCAAGACTGATGCAAACTGGCATTCTGCCTACTTTCTCCTGTTTGTGCACCCTGGCTCAGGGATagtgctgcccctcccccagggtCAATCTTCCTTCTTCATTTTAACCTTTCTGGAAATTCCTTCACAGACAAGACCAGAGTACCTCTCCTGTGTGATTCTAGATTTTGTCTATATTAAAAGATGAGCTATCACAAGATTAAGCTATATGTAGATGGGTaggcagctgggggtggggtggggctccaGGAGGTATCTCAGTCCAGACAGAGAAGAGTCATTGCTTTAGCCAACGCCTAAGAGTGAGGGTGAGTAATGTCTGTCAAATTCACAGGGTACCTCCCCTGGGTATAGATGTCTGAGATGATGGGAAAATCTGGAAAGAGCATGAAGGTCAGGCTGTCAGGGTGGGGAGTTCAGATAGTGGTAAGTAGGGTGAACATAATGTTTTATCATCCAAATTAGGGTACTTTTCAGAAAGAATGGGAGCTATGAATAATTCCTCTTAGAAAACAGATATAACCTAGTCAGTAAACCATTACCTTGGTCAGAACCATTACCCTGCAGTTAGTGAGAAGAAAAGGTTTATGGCTAGAGAaacttaaggaaaaataaatggcTATTGGTAGGAGTGTTGAGAGCAAGAGGGAGAAGTGGATACATAGTATTACATTAGGTAGGcaagaagctgtgtgtgtgtgggtggagggTGATCGCTGGTAGATAGACAGGGAGGGGGTAACCACAAGAGGAGTCTGATGACAGATGAAGTGCTGCATATTGAGAAACTGGTGGCAGAAACTTCCCAAGCTGCAATTAAAGCTACCCCCTTACCCAGCAAACTAAAGAGAACAGCATTAGACTCCAACTCCACACATTTGAGAGAATATTTGAAAGGAGACAGGGCTCCTCTTCGTGTGTGAGCAACTCCAATCTGCATTCTCTTTCAGTATCTCAGATGGATCagcttcttctctgtcttcacatAACTGATGCCTAGTCATAGAGACCAGCTCTGTCCCCTAGGGTTGAAAAGGTCATGGCTGCTTGCTTGTGTAACTGTATCATTTGAAGCTGCCAGTCCTGGGCCTGAAATTTGCTGTGTACAGTAGGGTCACTACATTGCAGAGCCCCAAGAGATACCATCACACCGAGCTCTCCTGGGACCGAGGTCACCATGGCACAAGGCAATAAAGAGATCAGCATTGAGGCACTCAGGAGAATGATGTTCTGGAAGGTGGGTGATCAGTTTGTAACTGTAAGTGATCTCTCTTACTGTTGTTTTGGGTCTTTGTAGTGTTAGTATGTACTCTTAAGTAGCAAACTAGGGACTCTAGCCAATGATCACATAAAATCATCCACAATGAGAGAAGACTGTTAATTATATCGTGATCTCCACTCACAGGGACAAGAAAGGCTGGCAAAGGACTCTACATGCTGAGTAACTGGAATCCCTGTTATATCTTATACTGAACCtttctggaagtttttctgtgagACAACTTCTAGTAGCAACTGCATAATGGCTCCCAGTCAGGAAAGTCATGGCCGTGACTTCAAATAAAAGCCCCTTATCTCTTCTATAGCCTAGCAGAGCAGCTCTGAACACCAACCAGAGATGAGAGGCATGCCCAGGAGGCATATACCAGCCATCAAGTGGCCATAGCGCAGCCCACTGGGAACAGCAGACCCACGGAGCCTCCTGTGCCAGTCAAATGCCAAGGAGACATCAGAAAAGAGGAGCAAAGGGGAGAGATTCCCTTTTTATGTGAAGGACCATATAGAATTTGGTCACATCACCCCTCATACCAAGTTTTCTCTCCTATCTTTTGAAGGATCTTAAATCGGTTTTGCCTCCAGCAGATCATAGCATGACTTGTCTCTGGAACAGGAAGTCTGATATGCAAAGCACTGCATGCTGAAGCCTTCTGCTGCTGTACAGACTCCAACCAAGACCTGGGCTGTCATTGATCTCTCTGGAAAGCAAATTCCTAGATGATAATATTCAGACAGAGTGCTGGAAAGTGAGGAAAAAGGGAATTTTTACCATGATGTAGTCATAGCCAGCTAATCTTATGGAGAGCATCACAATGAGGCTAACCGAAAGTGTGGGGCTCAACTCTTATATACTCCCTTTCTTGTGATGGCTGAAGGCCTTAGGGTAAGGTCCTATGGTGGAGACCTAGGGGGAACTGTTGGCAACTCACACGCTGAAGGAGAGCTTCAGTCCTGGGGAGGGAAAACCTGGGAAGCACACCAGACTCCATTAGGGCCCTCCCTTATCTCTGTTCAAATCCATTTGCTCACATGAGATCTAGAAAATTCTAGAAGTCttccaagccccacccccagaaaaCTTGCAAGAGAAAGGTCAACGGAGTTGAACTTCAATCtgcttccagcctctgtgggtgCTCTTGAGTCTGTAAATGGTGCTCACCTTTCTTGAATCCTCACTCTACAGTTACCCCAACCTCAGCCAACACCTAGGCTAGGCCAGGCAGCTGACTTTACAGTTGACTAAGGCCTCCATGCATGAGGGCTGAACCTCCGGTCATCTTGTTCTTCTGAAGGCCAGCTTGTGGCAGCTGTTCTCATCCACTTGCCAGCCTTGGGTGAAAGAACATCAGGAAATAGATGCATATGCTACCCAGATGCCAGAGATGCTTAGTGAGGAGAAGTAGTCTATCTGCCTTTGAGGACCAGGGCCCACCCCCAGCCCAGGTGAGGATGCCTTCCACCTTCTCCTTGCCTCTAGTTCTGTTGACCGCAAGTGCCGTGTGATAACACAGCTGTAGCTTGCTATTCCATGAGATGTTCCAGAGTACATGGATGTATTCTTCCCTTCTGAATCAAGATTTCTAAACCACATCACTTTGATGGGTAGGAACAGAAAACACAAATGCCTGTAGAGGGGcctgagaaaaaatgaaaaatggggtCACTATTATTTCTATCTTTGATTCTTGGATCGTGGATTTTACCTACTAGGGTTACTATACCATATTGTCATGACTTTGGGGTATGCATTGATTCTCAAGGATGGAGTCCATCTTTGCAAGGTATTCTTTCCAAGCTAGTAGCTCAGCTGTAGCTTCAGCAGGCCATTCATTACACTCTCTTGCTGGGAGCTCCAAGGGAAAAGTAGGTACTGGATTGGATCCATGAATCCAATGAGCAcaacccagtgacacacctcattTGCGGCAGTGTGCCTGGTGTTCTACAGTGATGTGAAGTGGAATGTTATGCCAAGGACAAACACTCTACAGAATCTCAGGAAATGGTGCTGGCTGAGGTACTGGAGCCCAAAATGGCGAACTCACACCTGGAAATTGTTTGTTCCAGTTAAGATGAATCATTGCCATTTTCAGGGTAGAACCTGTATACATTAATCAGATGCACAGTTTCTGCTATAGCTGTTTAGGTTCCTGGATGGATGGTCCCACAGCAGGGCTCAGTGTTAGCCTCGTTACTAGCCTGCCACACCATCAGCTACATCAATCTTGGTGGGCAGGAGCCCTTGCCATGGGGCCTGTGCATTATATAAGCCTGCTCCTATGACTAATTTAATTATGTTCTCACTGTCCCAG from the Peromyscus eremicus chromosome 8a, PerEre_H2_v1, whole genome shotgun sequence genome contains:
- the LOC131916264 gene encoding eotaxin-like, producing MQISTGLLCLLLVATGLTSQVLAHPGSIPSTCCFVMTSKKIPKSLLKSYKRISNSRCTLKAILFKTKSGKEICADPKKKWVQDATKHLDQILQTPKP